Proteins from one Gimesia maris genomic window:
- a CDS encoding SWIM zinc finger family protein, with product MSTVQQEHLYRYPFASRINPGLIQLAACGGNAAAEIDGPFFAGRVTYPREVATMLLSLSTIVRTHFFDARPPQMDPIVTASRSLVRWEGFSGCCGAYARLDLDENAFETERRACGTTNVDFNSEMIAHLSRVGRSDEVRLSIESDAVTLERNQAAVTEKKVRLSRRWIKGLGEVQVYQSQLELKQRFTPALLLPLIQSTARMGSGNQYLSISAGRPRLTTRATAGAIPVGGASRLSALRTLLPLAREVSLYADENSGVHAWVGETDWSRFWLVLSPTLQRGFSGEGQLLDSLVNDDWQERVDPILDLLAGDDHSPTGPAETIDPAELAVRLGCTTSEARNSLAALATNGLAGFDAGSGFYFQRQLPFAETLVNRDQPRLRAANKLLEQQAVLLLPDDSADERAAEVTSNGTTYIVRLRPDGEKCTCPWFSRYQGHRGPCKHILATRMTVEAKHHD from the coding sequence GTGTCGACCGTTCAGCAGGAGCATCTCTACCGGTATCCGTTCGCCTCGCGAATTAATCCGGGGTTGATTCAGCTGGCCGCCTGTGGAGGCAACGCTGCTGCGGAGATTGACGGCCCCTTCTTCGCCGGTCGTGTGACTTACCCGCGTGAAGTCGCGACGATGTTACTGTCACTGAGTACGATTGTGCGAACCCATTTTTTCGATGCGCGTCCTCCTCAGATGGATCCGATTGTCACCGCGAGTCGCTCGCTGGTCCGATGGGAAGGCTTCAGTGGTTGTTGTGGTGCCTATGCGCGACTCGATCTGGACGAGAACGCATTTGAAACTGAGCGACGCGCCTGTGGTACCACGAACGTGGACTTCAACTCCGAGATGATCGCGCACCTGAGCCGCGTCGGTCGGTCGGATGAAGTCCGGTTGAGTATCGAATCCGACGCGGTGACGCTGGAACGGAACCAGGCTGCGGTCACCGAAAAGAAAGTCCGCTTGTCCCGGCGCTGGATCAAAGGCCTGGGTGAGGTGCAGGTTTATCAGTCGCAGCTGGAATTGAAACAGCGTTTTACGCCGGCACTGCTGCTGCCACTGATTCAAAGTACAGCCCGCATGGGAAGCGGTAACCAATACCTGTCGATCAGCGCCGGTCGGCCCCGGCTGACTACACGAGCCACAGCAGGAGCGATTCCTGTCGGAGGTGCCAGTCGGTTATCGGCACTGCGGACTCTGCTGCCGCTCGCCCGCGAAGTGAGCCTATATGCCGACGAGAATTCCGGCGTGCATGCGTGGGTGGGCGAGACTGACTGGAGCCGTTTCTGGCTGGTGTTGTCGCCGACGCTGCAACGGGGCTTCTCGGGCGAAGGACAGCTGCTGGATTCGCTTGTAAACGATGACTGGCAGGAACGCGTCGATCCGATTTTGGATCTGCTCGCAGGAGACGATCATTCACCGACGGGACCAGCCGAAACCATCGATCCGGCTGAGCTGGCAGTGCGGCTCGGTTGTACGACCAGCGAGGCCCGCAACAGTCTGGCGGCACTGGCCACTAACGGGCTGGCTGGCTTTGACGCGGGCAGCGGATTTTATTTTCAGCGGCAACTGCCGTTTGCAGAGACGCTGGTCAACCGCGATCAGCCCCGATTACGTGCCGCCAACAAGCTATTGGAACAACAGGCGGTCCTACTGCTGCCTGACGATTCTGCTGATGAACGGGCCGCGGAAGTGACCAGTAACGGCACAACGTATATTGTTCGTCTGCGACCGGATGGGGAGAAATGCACGTGTCCCTGGTTCAGCCGCTACCAGGGACATCGCGGCCCCTGTAAACATATTTTAGCGACCCGCATGACAGTTGAGGCAAAGCACCATGATTGA
- a CDS encoding DUF1559 domain-containing protein, which yields MKPTYECCAKRVRGFTLIELLVVIAIIAILIALLLPAVQQAREAARRSQCKNNLKQLGLALHNYESTHRVFPPGGLGYPYVWSAHAHLLPFVDQANLQNQFNYDVPPLNAFNPGTFDATQVGNNDTAARVRLPLMVCPSDKDAVPGSDYAGISYPACAGSGLNGSATTDDGSISNADGVIFSQSQIRFRDVTDGTSNTVAFGEQLMGDGQNTAPPTGNYRFRVVELSAGTQTTPAVCTAAAAPAWSGQRGAKWVNGHLADTMYNHWYGPNSSNPDCQNGYHNYALVSARSAHVGGVHVTLVDGSCRFVGENINTDLWRALATRAGGEVIGEY from the coding sequence ATGAAACCAACGTATGAGTGCTGCGCAAAACGTGTGCGCGGTTTTACCTTAATCGAACTTCTGGTAGTGATTGCCATCATCGCCATTCTGATTGCCCTGCTGCTGCCCGCCGTTCAACAGGCGCGCGAAGCAGCCCGACGGAGCCAGTGCAAAAACAATCTCAAGCAACTGGGACTCGCGCTGCATAATTATGAATCGACACACCGTGTCTTTCCCCCCGGCGGTCTGGGCTACCCTTATGTCTGGTCGGCACATGCGCACCTGCTCCCGTTTGTGGATCAGGCGAACCTGCAGAACCAGTTCAATTACGATGTGCCACCACTCAATGCATTCAACCCCGGAACGTTTGACGCCACGCAAGTCGGCAACAACGACACGGCAGCCCGCGTACGACTGCCGCTAATGGTCTGCCCCAGCGATAAAGATGCCGTTCCCGGTTCGGACTATGCAGGCATCAGCTATCCCGCGTGTGCCGGCTCGGGCCTGAATGGTTCAGCAACGACCGATGATGGCTCGATCAGTAATGCAGACGGCGTCATCTTTTCGCAGTCCCAGATCCGATTCCGCGATGTGACTGATGGAACCAGCAATACGGTCGCGTTTGGCGAACAGTTAATGGGTGACGGGCAAAACACCGCCCCCCCCACCGGCAACTATCGCTTCCGTGTGGTGGAGCTCTCGGCGGGAACACAGACGACTCCTGCCGTATGTACTGCCGCTGCTGCTCCCGCCTGGTCGGGTCAACGGGGTGCCAAGTGGGTAAACGGCCATCTGGCGGACACGATGTATAACCACTGGTACGGGCCCAACTCTTCGAATCCCGACTGCCAGAACGGTTATCACAACTATGCGCTGGTCAGTGCCCGCAGTGCCCATGTCGGCGGCGTGCACGTAACGCTCGTGGATGGCAGCTGTCGTTTTGTCGGCGAGAATATCAACACCGATCTCTGGCGTGCGCTGGCAACCCGTGCCGGCGGCGAAGTGATTGGCGAATATTAA
- a CDS encoding DUF4198 domain-containing protein — MKTFFYSLLTVCLTVASAAAHDTWVETNTNLIRARDAVYINLKLGNHGNHHRDFKIASKIDLEGCSLNVIDPAGKTYDLISELTDTGYAPKEGYWRGKFVPVKPGLYTVAHSLDRVVNHGKPVRAIKSAKTCFVVSAKLDQTPLENPGFDQALGHPLELVPVLNPVTPMGPGNPLKVRVDFKGKPLANTVVSFVPQGETLKEGFDERYERKTDAAGLASFTPKTGNQYLVVAHHLAENESAEDYQETAYAATLTVFVPEVCPCCGD; from the coding sequence ATGAAAACATTTTTCTACTCTCTGCTGACCGTCTGTCTGACAGTCGCCTCCGCAGCCGCCCATGATACGTGGGTGGAAACGAATACGAATCTGATTCGGGCGCGGGATGCCGTTTACATCAATCTGAAACTGGGGAACCATGGGAATCACCACCGTGATTTTAAAATCGCCAGCAAGATTGATCTGGAAGGCTGCAGTCTGAATGTCATCGATCCAGCAGGGAAAACTTACGATCTGATCAGCGAATTGACGGATACCGGCTATGCCCCCAAGGAAGGTTACTGGCGCGGCAAGTTCGTACCAGTGAAACCCGGCCTCTACACGGTGGCGCATTCACTGGACCGGGTGGTCAATCATGGCAAACCGGTACGCGCGATTAAAAGTGCGAAGACCTGTTTCGTCGTCAGTGCCAAACTGGATCAGACGCCTTTAGAAAATCCCGGCTTTGACCAGGCGCTGGGACATCCGCTGGAACTGGTGCCCGTACTGAATCCTGTGACTCCCATGGGGCCGGGCAATCCTCTGAAAGTCCGCGTGGACTTCAAAGGCAAACCACTGGCGAATACGGTTGTCTCATTCGTTCCCCAGGGTGAAACTCTGAAGGAAGGCTTTGATGAACGATATGAACGCAAGACCGATGCCGCCGGCCTCGCGTCGTTCACACCGAAGACGGGCAATCAATATCTGGTTGTCGCGCACCATCTGGCGGAGAACGAATCGGCGGAGGATTACCAGGAGACCGCCTACGCAGCCACGCTGACAGTCTTTGTCCCGGAAGTCTGCCCCTGCTGTGGCGACTGA
- a CDS encoding DUF4159 domain-containing protein, giving the protein MKMHDRHSAVRFLHVLIVCWTVAAGFFTFTPMLQAENITRAQVLSSIEKAKHFLLKQQQPDGTWQLTGHPEQTVVLTSFTLHTLLQAGMTADNAEIQNGLQWLRKQDPVKTHEISLLLETLAAARDTDLDLPLMKRLTKKLEAGKSQGTNDGAWSFGADDVPNYAHFAALGLYEAAQRGVPVQTATWQRARDHWLSRQNRDGGWGSQGSGFSRGGITAAGIAYLVTTENLLRSQRFNMHADGSPRCCGEAFKDEAIAAGCRWLGNHFTVTHNPSTDANSDGSVGYLYYLYCLERVGRLTGRRYFTSQSGKQFDWYREGAKYLIAHQNPITGAWVGAPALLEDCPILATDYALHFLSRGLTPILAGKLKWNGAPDAAHDSIDYTPQDVWNLARYTSRLPDWPQQLTWQSVNMNRADADDLNQCPLLILDVADADRFTPEQITLLKTYLQDGGCLFALGGCQSASPDAAMQQLISKLYPAEEVKLRKLERTHPVYRSEFRLLDLKTGDPLVELWGAETGCRTSILFSPDDLGCLWDQWSPLTLPDRSPEREASITRALHVGVNVAALAAGRVLIKELGPETSAEPASTEERIEHRLLNIAKIRASTEWDAAPHALRKLLHAMNQVSGGQFATNPSNVLLSDPRLFKHPLLYLHGRTGFVLSPEDQRALKKHLLQGGVLFADACCGADEFDGSFRRLTEQLFPTQKLERIPVEHELFSTKTGYDLRQVHFRKPLDLQTRSTEERVQLTAPVVEGIKVDDRYVILYSPHDLSCAIEHGDKITCAGYTQADAIRLGLNIVWYSLLH; this is encoded by the coding sequence ATGAAGATGCATGATCGACATTCTGCAGTACGATTTTTGCACGTGCTAATTGTCTGCTGGACCGTGGCAGCGGGATTCTTCACGTTCACCCCGATGCTACAGGCAGAGAATATCACGCGTGCGCAGGTACTGTCTTCGATCGAAAAAGCGAAGCACTTTCTCTTGAAGCAACAGCAGCCTGACGGGACCTGGCAACTGACTGGCCACCCCGAACAGACGGTTGTGCTGACCAGCTTCACGCTGCATACCCTGCTCCAGGCAGGTATGACGGCAGACAATGCTGAAATCCAAAATGGATTACAGTGGCTCCGCAAACAGGATCCGGTCAAGACTCACGAAATTTCGCTGCTGCTCGAAACACTGGCAGCCGCCCGCGATACGGACCTTGATCTGCCTCTGATGAAACGATTGACTAAGAAGCTGGAGGCGGGAAAGTCCCAGGGAACGAATGACGGTGCCTGGAGTTTTGGCGCTGACGATGTCCCGAACTATGCTCACTTTGCGGCGTTAGGTCTTTACGAAGCCGCACAACGGGGAGTGCCGGTTCAAACTGCGACCTGGCAGCGGGCTCGTGACCACTGGCTGAGTCGACAGAACCGGGATGGGGGCTGGGGATCACAGGGAAGCGGTTTCAGTCGGGGAGGCATCACGGCGGCAGGAATCGCTTACCTGGTCACAACCGAAAACCTGCTCCGCAGTCAACGATTCAACATGCATGCAGACGGTTCGCCCCGCTGTTGTGGTGAAGCGTTCAAGGACGAAGCGATCGCAGCCGGCTGTCGCTGGCTGGGAAATCACTTCACGGTGACACATAATCCAAGTACCGATGCCAATTCAGATGGATCGGTCGGTTACCTCTATTATCTGTATTGCCTGGAGCGGGTCGGCCGTTTGACGGGACGACGCTACTTCACCAGCCAGTCCGGCAAGCAATTCGACTGGTATCGCGAAGGAGCGAAGTATCTGATCGCACACCAGAATCCGATAACCGGCGCCTGGGTCGGTGCACCAGCGCTGCTGGAAGATTGCCCGATCCTTGCCACCGACTATGCGTTGCACTTCCTCTCCCGGGGACTGACGCCAATCTTAGCCGGTAAGCTCAAGTGGAATGGCGCGCCTGATGCAGCCCATGATTCAATCGACTATACGCCGCAGGATGTCTGGAATCTGGCACGTTATACCAGCCGCCTGCCAGACTGGCCGCAACAACTCACCTGGCAGTCAGTCAACATGAATCGAGCCGACGCCGATGACCTGAATCAATGTCCGCTGCTCATCCTGGACGTCGCCGATGCAGACCGTTTCACACCTGAGCAGATCACTCTGTTGAAAACATATCTGCAGGATGGTGGTTGCCTGTTTGCACTGGGCGGCTGTCAAAGTGCCTCTCCCGATGCAGCCATGCAACAATTGATTTCGAAATTGTATCCCGCAGAGGAAGTCAAACTCCGCAAGCTGGAGCGAACGCATCCGGTCTATCGCAGCGAGTTTCGGTTGCTGGATCTGAAAACCGGTGATCCTCTGGTAGAGCTGTGGGGAGCAGAGACCGGCTGCCGCACCTCCATTTTGTTTTCACCCGACGATCTGGGCTGTCTGTGGGATCAATGGTCACCGCTGACTTTGCCCGACCGTTCGCCAGAACGGGAAGCCAGTATTACTCGTGCGCTGCACGTGGGTGTGAATGTGGCAGCGCTCGCAGCGGGACGCGTGCTGATCAAAGAACTGGGGCCTGAGACCTCGGCAGAGCCTGCGTCGACAGAGGAGCGGATTGAACATCGGTTGTTGAACATCGCGAAAATCCGTGCTTCGACGGAATGGGACGCCGCCCCGCATGCGTTACGAAAACTGCTGCACGCCATGAATCAGGTTTCCGGCGGCCAGTTCGCAACGAATCCCAGCAATGTTCTGCTTTCGGATCCCCGGCTGTTCAAACATCCGCTGTTGTACCTGCATGGTCGTACTGGCTTCGTGCTCAGTCCGGAAGATCAACGCGCTTTAAAAAAACACCTGTTGCAGGGGGGCGTGCTGTTCGCGGATGCCTGCTGTGGCGCGGACGAATTTGATGGCAGTTTTCGACGACTGACCGAACAGCTGTTCCCGACTCAAAAGCTGGAACGGATTCCCGTTGAGCATGAACTGTTTTCCACGAAAACCGGTTACGATCTGCGGCAGGTCCATTTCCGGAAACCACTTGACCTGCAGACCCGCTCAACTGAGGAACGCGTTCAACTTACAGCGCCTGTGGTTGAAGGCATCAAAGTCGATGACCGCTATGTAATCCTCTACAGCCCACACGATCTGAGTTGTGCGATTGAGCACGGCGACAAAATCACTTGCGCCGGCTACACACAAGCTGACGCCATTCGTCTGGGTTTGAATATTGTCTGGTATTCGCTGCTGCATTAA
- a CDS encoding DUF7824 domain-containing protein: MIEALQDAILNKDPDAVVAAMADWDEDRRKAAIEPFNILMLALGFDNNVIQPCILGLDDPQVKEKRERERIEQMFWRGKNLADKKPYDYEMSYIAWLGRYGLESLEGCIHFPTVSNHQARAAQVMADRQPPWWDEWYAALVNKERNDDGISPEYWSLLYAFQKFTADDFPAVADQFMVDLPEAMKAAPEAIQRVLQEIPACRELVYSIPDDVELIPWIPVIEYLNQEKLLDSRRLLESRIEVLHRMSNQTQRNGCLMLMKAAKADAKTLAEFQAEWGGFLSDSQAVVAGFAVEQLKKIEQAGLLDAREVVTALPGIFSHKPKKHAKTALDLLARIAADEALRGEAVEAAAIALMHANKDIQSAALHLLEEYLRADDDSAQQTIALHLETIAPTLKAKAATLVQSQPAAEMEPGTEAPTTDLGELEARATALPTDMRSLLRVDAAVTEAQAGGADLSCRWSQKSVPVLTTAAPLAPIETVEELIEVTSTAVEQLDDPDTAERIINGIMRLWNERPKSFQSMTESLVRRTCGSIYDRPQRGLVGGYFGPAFSRLIGAWLEVKLEFELDEEGNEFDVLASIQTVLHRYLRELEQRVRSKTAYPLISAATHAGGWLDPLVWVERLKRAQEAQIDVMEMDLERSFLRLAPEHRTEALEAAQKLKAPYQTLAMVAMGGEGNIIIDPAVPLPVWIAALRARDPWGDVSKLLPCEERSLITEDLAQLPDVIYPCDYKWTAGERLAGTTIQQDVIRAWAMQEGEQVENLSGQQFLSQMLEAIKQDEDLAEVAKQFANAQDKPQLNCHFLPAELHDLKVNYAPAFLYPFLAGQWPMKLDWYWCLATKALAKRVESGSSVEEPFDQFLVPLFQQDRPLTLMAARALWIATVSKDGNARSMSIEVWIALAESDRVDLDLLTHALSEVMAGGWVKLNRAGEVLAEVAAVGPVQAWCVAAVLETVLISLEPFPRNVGSLLEPLDEVSELLGRAVSPELQARLESIKSGKAKPLAKSLLGRVDTMTLTRQTAVSAVLAARLARAKRLADSEF; this comes from the coding sequence ATGATTGAAGCGCTGCAGGATGCCATTTTGAACAAAGACCCCGATGCCGTCGTCGCCGCAATGGCCGACTGGGACGAAGATCGGCGTAAGGCGGCAATTGAACCGTTCAATATTCTGATGCTGGCACTGGGGTTTGATAACAATGTGATTCAGCCCTGTATTCTGGGTCTGGATGACCCGCAGGTTAAAGAGAAACGAGAACGGGAGAGAATCGAGCAGATGTTCTGGCGGGGAAAAAATCTGGCTGATAAAAAGCCGTACGATTATGAAATGTCCTACATTGCCTGGCTGGGGCGCTACGGTCTGGAAAGTCTGGAGGGATGTATTCATTTTCCCACTGTTTCCAATCATCAAGCGCGGGCAGCCCAGGTCATGGCCGACCGCCAGCCTCCCTGGTGGGATGAATGGTACGCCGCCCTGGTCAACAAAGAACGAAACGATGATGGAATCTCTCCAGAATACTGGTCGTTGTTGTATGCATTTCAAAAGTTTACGGCTGATGATTTTCCTGCTGTTGCTGACCAATTCATGGTCGATTTACCGGAAGCCATGAAAGCGGCACCGGAGGCCATACAACGGGTGCTGCAGGAAATTCCTGCCTGCCGTGAACTGGTTTACTCGATCCCAGATGATGTCGAGCTCATCCCCTGGATTCCTGTGATTGAATACCTGAACCAGGAAAAACTGCTCGATAGCAGAAGGCTACTTGAGTCCCGGATCGAAGTGTTGCATCGCATGTCGAATCAAACCCAACGGAACGGCTGTCTGATGCTGATGAAGGCGGCCAAAGCCGATGCCAAAACGCTGGCCGAATTTCAAGCGGAATGGGGCGGGTTCCTGTCCGACAGCCAGGCAGTTGTCGCCGGCTTTGCGGTCGAGCAGTTGAAAAAAATCGAGCAGGCGGGACTGCTCGATGCCCGGGAAGTGGTTACCGCGCTGCCCGGGATTTTCAGTCACAAACCCAAAAAACATGCGAAGACAGCCCTCGACCTGCTGGCCCGGATCGCGGCTGACGAAGCATTGAGAGGGGAAGCCGTCGAAGCAGCGGCGATTGCGCTGATGCACGCGAACAAAGACATTCAAAGTGCGGCCCTGCATCTGCTCGAAGAATATCTACGGGCCGATGATGATTCAGCACAGCAGACGATTGCCCTGCATCTGGAAACTATCGCGCCAACCCTGAAAGCAAAAGCGGCCACCCTGGTGCAGTCTCAGCCAGCGGCAGAAATGGAACCTGGAACAGAGGCCCCGACGACAGATCTGGGGGAACTGGAGGCCCGGGCAACGGCACTGCCCACTGACATGCGCAGCCTGTTGCGTGTGGATGCAGCGGTGACAGAGGCGCAGGCGGGAGGTGCGGATCTCAGCTGTCGCTGGTCACAAAAGAGTGTGCCGGTTCTGACGACGGCGGCTCCGCTCGCTCCCATTGAAACAGTTGAGGAACTGATCGAAGTCACCTCTACAGCCGTCGAGCAACTGGACGATCCCGATACCGCCGAACGGATTATCAACGGGATCATGCGACTGTGGAACGAGCGGCCAAAGTCGTTCCAGTCGATGACCGAGTCGCTGGTCAGGCGGACCTGTGGGTCGATTTATGACCGCCCGCAACGGGGTCTCGTCGGCGGTTATTTCGGTCCGGCTTTCTCGCGGTTAATCGGGGCATGGCTGGAAGTCAAACTGGAATTTGAGCTCGATGAAGAAGGGAACGAATTTGATGTATTGGCTTCGATCCAGACAGTCCTGCATCGTTACCTGCGGGAACTGGAACAGCGCGTGCGGTCGAAGACCGCTTACCCACTGATATCAGCGGCTACGCATGCGGGGGGCTGGCTCGATCCCCTGGTCTGGGTCGAACGTCTCAAGCGGGCGCAGGAAGCACAGATTGACGTGATGGAGATGGACCTGGAACGGAGTTTTCTGCGACTCGCACCCGAACATAGAACCGAGGCCCTGGAAGCGGCTCAGAAGCTCAAGGCCCCGTATCAGACGCTGGCGATGGTCGCGATGGGAGGTGAAGGAAATATTATTATTGATCCGGCTGTACCTCTGCCAGTCTGGATTGCAGCGCTGCGAGCCCGGGATCCTTGGGGAGATGTGTCTAAATTACTTCCATGCGAAGAACGATCCCTGATTACAGAGGATCTCGCACAACTGCCCGATGTGATCTATCCCTGCGATTACAAATGGACTGCCGGGGAACGGCTGGCGGGTACCACTATTCAACAGGATGTGATCCGCGCCTGGGCCATGCAGGAGGGTGAGCAGGTAGAGAATCTGAGTGGTCAGCAGTTCCTGAGCCAGATGCTGGAAGCCATTAAACAGGATGAAGACCTGGCAGAGGTGGCAAAGCAATTCGCCAATGCCCAGGACAAGCCGCAGCTGAACTGTCACTTCCTGCCCGCCGAGCTGCATGATTTGAAAGTGAATTACGCACCCGCGTTTCTGTATCCGTTTCTGGCTGGTCAATGGCCGATGAAACTGGACTGGTACTGGTGCCTGGCGACTAAGGCGCTCGCCAAACGAGTCGAGAGTGGTTCGTCGGTAGAAGAACCCTTCGATCAGTTCCTGGTGCCTCTGTTCCAGCAGGATCGTCCACTGACACTGATGGCGGCCCGCGCGCTGTGGATTGCCACGGTCAGCAAGGACGGCAATGCCCGCTCAATGTCGATTGAGGTCTGGATCGCGCTGGCGGAGAGCGATCGGGTCGATCTGGATCTTTTGACGCATGCCTTGAGCGAGGTGATGGCCGGCGGCTGGGTGAAGTTGAACCGGGCAGGTGAAGTTCTGGCGGAGGTCGCCGCGGTGGGCCCCGTGCAGGCCTGGTGTGTTGCTGCCGTGCTGGAAACGGTGCTGATTTCACTGGAGCCGTTCCCCCGCAATGTGGGATCACTGCTGGAACCGCTGGATGAAGTAAGCGAACTGCTGGGCCGCGCAGTCTCTCCCGAACTGCAAGCGCGGCTGGAATCGATTAAAAGCGGCAAAGCCAAACCGCTGGCGAAATCGTTGCTGGGTCGCGTCGATACCATGACACTGACACGACAAACGGCTGTATCTGCTGTATTAGCTGCAAGACTGGCACGAGCAAAGCGTCTCGCAGATTCAGAATTCTGA
- a CDS encoding carboxypeptidase regulatory-like domain-containing protein, with protein MIRRSFTFMFCFALSCMLTACGGAPDDQPKLAPVSGTVTMDGAPLAGAFVRFYPTSGRASAAKTNEEGKYELVFIRDEMGAVLGKHTVKISTLDEENDPFGDQGSETVPEKYNKKTTLEATVTEGDNTIDFDLTK; from the coding sequence ATGATTAGACGTTCCTTTACATTCATGTTCTGCTTTGCGCTTTCCTGTATGCTGACTGCCTGTGGCGGTGCTCCCGATGATCAACCCAAACTGGCCCCCGTGAGCGGTACAGTCACAATGGATGGTGCCCCGCTGGCAGGTGCCTTTGTGCGGTTCTATCCCACATCAGGTCGCGCCTCTGCAGCGAAAACAAACGAGGAAGGTAAATACGAACTGGTCTTCATCCGGGATGAAATGGGGGCTGTTCTGGGAAAACACACGGTCAAAATCAGCACTCTCGACGAAGAAAACGACCCGTTCGGCGATCAGGGGAGTGAGACGGTTCCCGAAAAATATAACAAAAAAACGACACTGGAAGCGACGGTCACCGAAGGCGATAATACCATCGATTTCGATCTGACAAAGTAA
- a CDS encoding DUF1559 domain-containing protein has protein sequence MTCPPALKQVTRGFTLIELLVVIAIIAILIALLLPAVQQAREAARRSQCKNNMKQLGLALHNYESAHTVFPPSSTSGFGKGVWNYPGTGPNDPNIHLHSFASLILPYLEAANLYNSLNYNVSALDPANQATAAEVLAFYKCPSYAGANYSTDPLYITTVGFDRFAIRNYVAIGARNVLGLSGATPAEGVMYPGSKSRFRDITDGTSNTILLAETREEKASVWIDGTSAAVAARWMALTPPSYSGSSVSINYQPYFQGGVFPDSIGQNWGPSSFHEGGAHHLLSDGSVHFISENLDVNVYDALTTRSGGEVTGEF, from the coding sequence ATGACCTGCCCACCCGCTCTGAAACAAGTGACACGCGGATTCACCCTGATTGAACTGTTGGTCGTCATCGCTATTATTGCGATTCTGATTGCACTGTTACTGCCCGCCGTTCAGCAGGCGCGCGAAGCAGCCCGGCGAAGCCAGTGTAAAAACAATATGAAGCAACTGGGGCTCGCCTTACATAATTATGAAAGTGCGCATACTGTCTTTCCTCCCAGCAGTACCAGCGGGTTTGGCAAAGGAGTCTGGAACTATCCAGGTACGGGACCAAACGATCCAAACATTCATCTGCACAGTTTTGCCAGTCTGATCCTGCCTTACCTGGAAGCGGCAAATCTGTATAATTCGTTGAATTACAATGTCTCTGCCCTGGATCCCGCGAATCAGGCAACTGCAGCGGAAGTTCTGGCGTTTTATAAATGTCCCAGCTATGCCGGAGCCAACTATAGCACAGATCCTCTCTATATCACGACGGTCGGCTTTGACCGGTTTGCAATTCGCAATTATGTGGCAATTGGCGCACGAAATGTGTTGGGGCTTTCAGGCGCCACTCCCGCCGAGGGTGTGATGTACCCTGGATCAAAATCGCGGTTCCGCGACATTACGGACGGCACGTCTAACACGATTCTGCTGGCAGAAACGCGGGAAGAAAAAGCATCAGTCTGGATTGATGGTACCAGCGCCGCTGTGGCCGCACGCTGGATGGCGCTGACTCCCCCCTCCTATTCCGGGAGCTCGGTCTCCATTAATTATCAGCCTTATTTTCAGGGTGGCGTCTTTCCTGATTCCATCGGCCAGAACTGGGGGCCCTCCAGCTTCCATGAGGGGGGCGCCCACCATCTGCTCAGTGACGGGTCAGTGCACTTCATTTCCGAAAATCTTGATGTCAATGTTTATGATGCATTAACCACGCGCAGCGGCGGTGAAGTGACAGGAGAATTTTAA